From a single Mycolicibacterium mengxianglii genomic region:
- a CDS encoding ABC transporter permease, giving the protein MTLGLLLAWQFVVGAFGVGSGSLPPPSAIVATLWDNRALWPGPVAVTATEALSGFAIAIAVAVGIAAVCVLLSWAERTVARIALAIYCLPLIAVAPLFNLILSGTGDKVALAALMAFFPILISVLAGLRSAPAVSLELVHVYGGNGLQKLRYVRANGALHGLVAGMKIGAPAAVLGALIGELIGAERGLGVLMLSSQHTLDIDRTYATAVVAAALAASGYLISAGIQRLLPVGFSAGDDMSSSAVQATATHRALAGGLVGIASTLLLLGLWWLAVHTVGVSPILMKDPLTLYDYLFVEARAASNRAVIAEQLWITLGHIGIGAAAGISATMVVATVFLLLPSAQKPLMSFAMVFQTVPTVTFVPLIAVTFGRNTLAVALMGVVAILFSSLIVVLTGLQSTSTKMIDVASAYGADRWKVFRLIRLPAAIPAIFAALRIAVPNAVIGALMAEWMITGNGLGHLMTTAESRLNYGAIWASVVVLTIVTALAYTVVSAAERLALAVYAPHAMAGAGH; this is encoded by the coding sequence CGCCGAGTGCCATCGTTGCAACGCTCTGGGACAACCGGGCGCTGTGGCCCGGGCCAGTAGCGGTCACTGCGACGGAGGCACTTTCGGGATTCGCCATCGCCATCGCTGTGGCCGTCGGTATCGCGGCTGTCTGCGTGTTGCTGAGCTGGGCCGAGCGGACGGTGGCCCGAATCGCCCTCGCGATCTACTGTCTTCCGCTCATTGCGGTTGCTCCACTGTTCAATCTGATCTTGTCCGGTACCGGGGACAAGGTTGCGCTCGCCGCACTCATGGCGTTCTTCCCCATCTTGATCTCAGTTTTGGCCGGCTTGCGCAGCGCCCCGGCGGTGTCGTTGGAACTGGTGCACGTGTACGGCGGCAACGGACTGCAGAAACTGCGTTATGTACGCGCGAACGGGGCGCTCCACGGGTTGGTAGCCGGCATGAAGATCGGCGCACCCGCAGCGGTACTCGGGGCGCTGATCGGCGAATTGATCGGTGCGGAACGCGGTCTCGGAGTATTGATGCTCAGCTCCCAGCACACGCTCGACATCGATCGGACCTATGCAACGGCAGTGGTAGCTGCCGCTTTGGCTGCGTCCGGGTATCTGATCTCGGCAGGTATCCAGCGGCTGCTGCCAGTCGGGTTCAGCGCGGGTGACGACATGTCGAGTTCGGCGGTTCAGGCCACGGCGACCCACCGCGCGCTGGCGGGCGGTCTTGTCGGCATCGCCAGCACGCTTCTCTTATTGGGTCTGTGGTGGTTGGCGGTCCACACCGTAGGGGTCAGCCCGATCCTGATGAAAGATCCGCTGACGTTGTACGACTACCTCTTCGTCGAAGCCCGGGCGGCATCAAATCGGGCAGTCATTGCCGAACAGCTCTGGATAACATTGGGACACATTGGGATCGGGGCGGCCGCGGGGATCTCCGCGACCATGGTCGTGGCTACGGTGTTTCTCCTGCTTCCCAGTGCGCAGAAGCCACTGATGTCCTTCGCGATGGTGTTCCAGACTGTCCCGACGGTCACATTTGTCCCACTCATCGCAGTTACCTTCGGGCGAAACACCCTCGCAGTCGCGTTGATGGGTGTCGTCGCGATTCTGTTCTCCTCCCTGATCGTGGTGCTGACTGGCCTGCAATCCACGTCGACGAAAATGATCGACGTGGCCAGCGCGTACGGAGCGGACCGATGGAAGGTGTTCCGGCTCATTCGGCTGCCGGCCGCGATCCCAGCCATCTTCGCGGCGCTCCGGATTGCCGTGCCCAATGCCGTCATAGGCGCGTTGATGGCCGAATGGATGATCACCGGCAACGGTTTGGGGCACCTGATGACCACCGCGGAGTCGCGCCTGAACTATGGCGCCATCTGGGCCTCGGTGGTGGTGCTGACGATCGTCACGGCCCTGGCGTACACGGTGGTGTCAGCTGCGGAGCGTCTCGCCCTCGCTGTCTATGCACCCCACGCGATGGCCGGGGCGGGCCACTAG
- a CDS encoding ABC transporter substrate-binding protein, whose amino-acid sequence MRALRTTLRKTAVLFATATVATFGVAACGGDDGAEGSGGGEINISMTSFPDYIDPQLSYTVEGWETLYNTYVPLLTYKHAKGEDGAQVVPGLAEAMPDVSPDGKIYKLKMRSNMKYSDGTPIKASDFTYAIQRLFKADSGGSVFFDGIVGATEYADGSADTISGIVTDDTTGDITITLKDANGTFENLLGLMFAAPVPPSTPLSDDATNNPPPSSGPFMITNVEAPQTLTLERNPNFQTVKDAGATEVADVNVDKVTVTQNKSNTAQVTGVEQNTIDFMVDPPDADRMQEVTSRFGDRFRLEESINTFYFWMNTQTAPFNDLRVRQAVNYAIDPEALNRVFGGRLHPTQQILPPGMPGYEEYKLYPGPDMNKAKQLIAEANPADRDITVWTNDEPDRKRIGEYYHDVLNQLGFNATLKVIAGDVYFTTIGNNSTPDLDTGFGNWYQDFPHPDDFFRPLLNSASILPTNGNNYSRASIPGLDAKMNELLTKQLSDGDTEQQYAALDKAFMEQAVWAPYGNDQTATFVSDRIDFDKASSHILFTQDWSALALK is encoded by the coding sequence ATGAGAGCGCTGCGCACCACCCTGCGCAAAACAGCCGTTCTGTTCGCCACCGCCACCGTCGCCACGTTCGGCGTCGCGGCGTGCGGTGGTGACGACGGCGCTGAGGGATCCGGAGGCGGAGAGATCAACATCTCCATGACCTCGTTCCCGGATTACATCGACCCGCAGCTGTCCTACACGGTCGAAGGGTGGGAGACGCTCTACAACACCTACGTCCCACTGCTGACCTATAAGCACGCCAAAGGTGAGGACGGCGCCCAGGTGGTGCCGGGCCTCGCCGAGGCGATGCCAGATGTCTCGCCGGACGGCAAGATCTACAAGCTCAAGATGCGCTCGAATATGAAGTACTCCGACGGCACGCCCATCAAGGCCTCGGACTTCACCTATGCGATCCAGCGGCTGTTCAAGGCCGACTCAGGTGGCTCGGTGTTCTTCGACGGAATCGTGGGCGCCACCGAGTATGCGGACGGCAGCGCCGACACCATCAGCGGCATCGTCACCGACGACACCACCGGTGACATCACGATCACGTTGAAAGACGCGAACGGCACCTTCGAAAACCTGCTTGGGCTGATGTTCGCGGCTCCCGTCCCGCCCAGCACCCCGCTGTCCGATGACGCGACCAACAACCCGCCGCCGTCCAGCGGCCCTTTCATGATCACCAACGTCGAAGCACCACAGACTCTGACGCTCGAGCGCAACCCGAACTTCCAGACCGTGAAGGACGCGGGCGCCACCGAGGTAGCCGACGTGAATGTCGACAAGGTCACTGTCACGCAGAACAAGAGCAATACCGCACAGGTGACAGGCGTGGAGCAGAACACCATCGACTTCATGGTCGACCCACCGGACGCGGACCGCATGCAGGAGGTCACCTCCCGATTCGGTGACCGCTTCCGGCTCGAAGAGTCGATCAACACCTTCTACTTCTGGATGAACACCCAGACCGCGCCCTTCAACGATCTCCGGGTCCGTCAGGCGGTCAACTACGCGATCGATCCCGAGGCACTGAACCGCGTGTTCGGCGGCCGGCTCCATCCGACCCAGCAGATCCTGCCGCCGGGCATGCCTGGTTATGAGGAGTACAAGCTGTACCCGGGTCCGGATATGAACAAGGCGAAACAGCTTATTGCCGAAGCCAATCCGGCTGATCGTGATATCACGGTGTGGACCAATGACGAGCCCGATCGCAAGCGGATCGGCGAGTACTACCACGACGTGCTCAACCAGTTGGGGTTCAACGCGACGCTCAAGGTGATCGCCGGCGACGTCTACTTCACCACCATCGGCAACAACTCCACCCCGGATCTGGACACCGGTTTCGGGAACTGGTACCAGGACTTCCCGCACCCGGACGACTTCTTCCGGCCGTTGCTCAACAGCGCGTCGATCCTGCCCACCAACGGCAACAACTACTCGCGAGCATCCATCCCTGGGCTGGACGCGAAGATGAACGAGCTGTTGACCAAGCAGCTCAGCGACGGTGACACCGAGCAGCAGTACGCGGCGCTGGACAAGGCGTTCATGGAGCAGGCGGTGTGGGCGCCGTACGGCAACGATCAGACGGCGACCTTTGTGTCTGACCGGATCGATTTCGACAAGGCCTCCAGCCACATCCTGTTCACTCAGGACTGGTCGGCGCTGGCGCTGAAGTAG